The genomic stretch TAAACAAAAAGGTAACTCCTCATACGATGAGGCACAGTTTTGCCACACATCTGCTTGAAAGCGGAGAGAATCTGCTCGTTATACAGCAGCTCCTAGGTCATGAAAATCTTGAAACCACAAGGATCTACACACATATCAGCCAGGATCAAATCAAGAATGTTAAAAGCCCCTTAGACAGGTTATGAATTTAAATCAAAACTTCTTCCCATTTTTCAAACTTTTAATCAGCTCTTCAGAAATAAAAATCTTCCCATTCAAAACAACATATCTATAAGGCAATATCACTTCTTCATTCCTGCCGGTTTTAATTTTTATGTTGTCCTTGAACTTTATTTTCTCAAGCGGAACGCCATCAATGATCAATTTTACAGCCAAAACAGCATTATCCGTGCTCATCTGCTTTTTTCCGATATTGAAAGATTCAAATTTTAATTTTTCAGTCAACAATCTTTTTGTTCTTTTTTCAGGAGGATAATTTCCAAGTATGCCGCCAAAAATAAAATAATCAAATTTTCTTGCGATTGCAGGCGTTAATGTTTTCTTTGAGTTTGGATCAAGAACGCACGTTTTATTTTTATTAAATTTAAAATCAAAAACACTTTCTTTACAGGCATTACCGAGCTTTTTTAATTTTAAAAGCTCTTTTTTATTTTTTATATTTGTAAATATTATGTTGCCTTTTCCAACAATCTTTGCTATATTCCCGTATTCAAGAAAACACCACTTATACAGCTTTTTTTCCAGATGCTCGATGACAAATTTAGGTTGCATTTAAAATTTCTTAAACGGCGCGATCTTATCGATAAGATCGATATGCCCCAAGAACAATGCTCTGCAGCAGTATCTCTCCAATCCAAGATCATCAAGAACTTTTTTTCTGCTTTCTCCTTTTGAAACTCGCTCCTGGAAAGATTCCCACAATTGGGCAACCGGCTTTCCGCAGCTGAAACATCTTATTGGAATAATCATTTTACATCACCTGTAGCTTTTTTGAACTTTTGCACGCGCTTTTCCGTGCCTGTTTGGCTTTCTCGTTTCCTTTCTCCTGATATCTGCAACAAGCAATTGCCTGTCATAATCCAAAAAATCTTTCTCAAGCAGCTTATTAAACTGCACTAATGCCCTTCCTATTGCCAGTCTTGCAGCTTCTGCCTGGCTTGTAATTCCGCCTCCGTTGACATTTACATTAATATCTACCTTTGAGGCTGTATCGCCCGCCAATATCAATGGCTCCATAATTTTCATCCTTGAAATCTCTGGCTGAATTAGCTCGATGGAAACATTGTTGACCTTTATTTTGCCGCTTCCCTGCTTTAATGTAACCCTTGCAACAGCCCTTTTTCTCTTCCCAGAGCAATTTATTGCTTTCATACCTTTCCTCCAAGGAATCTGCATATATCCTTGACTTTAACGCGCTTTAAAATTGATAATCTTTCCGCTTTGGCCTTTTCAACGCTCTCAAATTTCTTATTCTTCAGCTCTTCAGGAACTCCGATATAGCATTTTATCC from Candidatus Woesearchaeota archaeon encodes the following:
- a CDS encoding DNA-directed RNA polymerase subunit N — its product is MIIPIRCFSCGKPVAQLWESFQERVSKGESRKKVLDDLGLERYCCRALFLGHIDLIDKIAPFKKF
- a CDS encoding 30S ribosomal protein S9; translation: MKAINCSGKRKRAVARVTLKQGSGKIKVNNVSIELIQPEISRMKIMEPLILAGDTASKVDINVNVNGGGITSQAEAARLAIGRALVQFNKLLEKDFLDYDRQLLVADIRRKETRKPNRHGKARAKVQKSYR
- a CDS encoding SAM-dependent methyltransferase, producing the protein MQPKFVIEHLEKKLYKWCFLEYGNIAKIVGKGNIIFTNIKNKKELLKLKKLGNACKESVFDFKFNKNKTCVLDPNSKKTLTPAIARKFDYFIFGGILGNYPPEKRTKRLLTEKLKFESFNIGKKQMSTDNAVLAVKLIIDGVPLEKIKFKDNIKIKTGRNEEVILPYRYVVLNGKIFISEELIKSLKNGKKF